One window of the Staphylococcus equorum genome contains the following:
- a CDS encoding 3-keto-5-aminohexanoate cleavage protein, whose translation MKKVMLTAAITGAGDTTEKNKNVPVTPQEIADSAIKCAKAGATVAHIHARDPETGGISHNVEFFKEAVRLIREADEDIVINITSGGGGDFIPNLEDPYTGAKGTDMQTPKERHEPVGALLPEMCTLDCGSVNMGDTLYLSPAGWLREQAQLVKEAGVKPELECFDSGHISFAKQLINEGLIEGEPMFQFCLGIPWGAENDAETIEYFKTRIPENAHWSAFGIGRMQFPTVEEAAKRGGNVRVGLEDNLYLEKGVKATNEQLVEKAVEILKGLDIEPMTPAEAREKYQLRDPQGGAK comes from the coding sequence ATGAAGAAAGTTATGCTAACAGCAGCTATAACAGGTGCTGGAGATACTACAGAAAAAAATAAAAATGTTCCTGTAACACCACAAGAGATTGCTGATTCAGCGATAAAATGTGCAAAAGCAGGAGCGACTGTGGCACATATACATGCTAGAGACCCAGAAACAGGTGGCATTAGTCATAACGTTGAATTTTTTAAAGAAGCTGTGAGATTAATTAGAGAAGCAGACGAAGATATTGTTATAAATATTACTTCTGGTGGAGGAGGAGACTTCATCCCGAATCTAGAAGATCCATATACTGGTGCAAAAGGAACAGACATGCAAACACCAAAAGAAAGACACGAACCTGTAGGCGCATTATTACCAGAAATGTGTACCCTAGACTGTGGTAGTGTCAATATGGGTGACACGCTTTATTTAAGTCCAGCAGGTTGGTTAAGAGAACAAGCACAACTTGTTAAAGAAGCTGGGGTGAAACCTGAGTTAGAGTGTTTTGACAGTGGTCATATATCATTTGCTAAGCAACTTATAAATGAAGGTTTAATCGAAGGAGAACCAATGTTCCAATTCTGTCTTGGCATTCCTTGGGGAGCAGAAAATGACGCCGAAACAATAGAATACTTTAAGACACGTATACCTGAAAATGCACACTGGTCAGCATTTGGCATTGGCAGAATGCAATTTCCAACAGTAGAAGAAGCGGCTAAACGTGGAGGCAATGTACGTGTGGGATTAGAAGATAATTTATATTTGGAAAAAGGTGTCAAAGCCACTAATGAACAACTCGTTGAAAAGGCTGTAGAAATATTAAAAGGTTTAGATATAGAACCAATGACGCCAGCTGAAGCGCGTGAAAAATATCAACTTAGAGATCCACAAGGAGGGGCAAAATGA
- a CDS encoding 3-hydroxyacyl-CoA dehydrogenase NAD-binding domain-containing protein → MKFAVVGTGVIGSGWITRMLAHGHEVIATDPSEGAYERMLKQVKQNWPFAQELGLAEGASLENLTFTPYLEEAVKEADHIQENVPEIESLKEQVLTEIDFYARPDATIGSSTSGIKPSELQRNLQHPERLVVAHPFHPVYILPLVEIVPGQLTAEATTVKAEQAYEGIGMDVLHVRHEIEGHIADRLMEALWREALHIVNDGIATTEEVDKAFTHAAGLRYAQYGPFMTFHLAGGEGGMRHMLKQFGPALKKPWTKLVAPELTKDLYEEVVNGCEASSQGQTMSELDQKRNEFLIKVKKLAEEYWPEDTPSMKKATSPSVY, encoded by the coding sequence ATGAAATTCGCAGTTGTAGGTACAGGCGTTATTGGTAGTGGATGGATTACAAGAATGTTAGCACATGGTCATGAAGTAATCGCTACTGATCCAAGTGAAGGCGCATATGAAAGAATGTTGAAACAAGTAAAACAAAATTGGCCATTTGCCCAAGAACTTGGCTTAGCAGAAGGTGCTTCATTAGAAAATCTTACATTTACACCTTATTTAGAAGAAGCTGTTAAAGAAGCAGATCATATACAAGAAAATGTGCCTGAAATTGAATCATTAAAAGAGCAAGTACTGACTGAAATAGACTTTTATGCACGACCTGATGCAACAATAGGTTCAAGCACTTCAGGTATTAAACCTTCAGAGTTACAGCGAAACTTACAACATCCAGAGCGTTTAGTTGTAGCTCATCCATTCCATCCGGTATATATTTTACCACTTGTAGAAATTGTTCCAGGACAATTAACTGCGGAAGCAACGACAGTAAAAGCTGAACAAGCTTATGAAGGTATCGGCATGGACGTACTGCATGTAAGACATGAAATAGAAGGTCATATTGCTGATAGATTAATGGAAGCACTTTGGAGAGAAGCATTGCATATTGTAAATGATGGCATAGCTACTACAGAAGAAGTAGATAAAGCATTCACGCATGCAGCAGGATTGCGTTACGCACAATACGGACCGTTCATGACTTTCCATTTGGCAGGTGGAGAAGGTGGGATGCGCCACATGTTAAAACAATTTGGCCCAGCTTTGAAAAAACCATGGACTAAATTAGTAGCACCAGAATTAACGAAAGATTTATATGAAGAAGTCGTTAATGGATGTGAAGCATCATCACAAGGCCAAACAATGTCAGAGCTTGATCAGAAACGCAACGAATTCTTAATCAAAGTAAAAAAATTAGCAGAAGAATATTGGCCAGAAGATACACCATCAATGAAAAAAGCCACAAGCCCTTCGGTGTATTAA
- a CDS encoding thioesterase family protein, with product MIHSQFEYTTKVKDIWVDHNGHMNDAEYNRVFSDATDAWLAYLGLDKETIAQSQYTVFTLENHVMYLKEIKVDELISVNVELYDYDAKRLHVFMTLRDANQSRCATYEVMLMGMNTAIDKPEVFPEMIKKAIEDLATINTIENKPQELGHLIGIKHK from the coding sequence ATGATACATTCACAGTTTGAATATACGACTAAAGTGAAAGATATTTGGGTAGACCACAATGGTCATATGAATGATGCTGAATATAATCGTGTTTTTAGTGATGCGACAGATGCTTGGCTTGCCTATCTAGGACTAGATAAAGAGACGATAGCACAAAGCCAATACACAGTGTTTACTTTAGAAAATCATGTAATGTATTTAAAAGAAATTAAAGTAGATGAGTTAATCTCGGTTAATGTTGAGCTATATGATTATGATGCGAAACGTTTACATGTGTTTATGACGTTAAGAGATGCAAATCAATCTCGTTGTGCAACTTATGAAGTAATGCTCATGGGAATGAATACAGCTATAGATAAGCCCGAAGTATTTCCAGAAATGATAAAAAAAGCGATTGAAGATTTAGCTACTATAAATACGATTGAAAATAAGCCTCAAGAGCTTGGTCATCTTATTGGCATTAAGCATAAATAG
- a CDS encoding betaine/proline/choline family ABC transporter ATP-binding protein (Members of the family are the ATP-binding subunit of ABC transporters for substrates such as betaine, L-proline or other amino acids, choline, carnitine, etc. The substrate specificity is best determined from the substrate-binding subunit, rather than this subunit, as it interacts with the permease subunit and not with substrate directly.), with protein sequence MLSIKNLSKVYGGGKKAVDNISLDIESGEFIAFIGTSGSGKTTALRMINRMIEATEGQITINGKDVRKMNPVELRRKIGYVIQQIGLMPHMTIRENIVLVPKLLKWSQEKKERKAKELIKLVDLPEEFLDRYPSQLSGGQQQRIGVVRALAAEQDVILMDEPFGALDPITRDTLQDLVKELQQKLGKTFVFVTHDMDEAIKLADKICIMSEGQVIQFDTPDNILRHPANDFVRDFIGQNRLIQDRPNMRTVKDAMIKPVTVHADRSLNEVVKVMRERRVDTIFVVGNNNRLLGYLDIEDINQGLRSNKELIDTMQRDIYRVRIDSKLQDSVRTILKRNVRNVPVVDKDGETLIGLVTRANLVDIVYDSIWGEIDEDENADQNAIVEPENVGADK encoded by the coding sequence ATGTTAAGTATTAAAAACTTATCAAAAGTCTACGGCGGTGGGAAGAAAGCTGTAGATAATATATCATTAGATATTGAATCTGGTGAATTTATTGCGTTTATAGGAACAAGTGGTAGTGGTAAAACTACTGCTTTAAGAATGATCAACAGAATGATAGAAGCTACTGAGGGACAAATAACAATTAATGGCAAAGATGTCCGCAAAATGAATCCAGTAGAATTACGTAGAAAAATTGGTTATGTAATTCAACAAATAGGACTCATGCCTCATATGACAATCAGAGAAAATATCGTTTTAGTACCGAAATTATTAAAATGGTCTCAAGAAAAGAAAGAACGTAAAGCGAAAGAATTAATTAAACTCGTAGATTTACCAGAAGAGTTTTTAGATAGATATCCATCTCAATTATCTGGGGGACAGCAACAACGTATTGGGGTAGTGCGTGCATTAGCTGCTGAACAAGATGTCATCTTAATGGATGAACCATTTGGTGCATTAGACCCGATTACAAGAGATACATTACAAGATTTAGTGAAAGAATTACAACAAAAATTAGGTAAAACATTTGTTTTTGTTACGCATGATATGGATGAAGCGATTAAGCTAGCAGACAAAATTTGTATTATGTCTGAAGGACAAGTTATACAATTTGATACACCAGATAATATTTTACGTCATCCTGCAAACGATTTCGTACGTGATTTTATTGGCCAAAATAGATTAATTCAAGATCGTCCAAATATGCGTACAGTTAAAGATGCAATGATTAAACCAGTAACTGTACACGCAGATCGTTCACTGAACGAAGTAGTTAAAGTCATGAGAGAACGTCGTGTAGATACTATTTTTGTGGTAGGTAATAACAATAGATTACTAGGTTACTTAGATATTGAAGACATTAACCAAGGATTACGTTCAAACAAAGAGCTTATCGATACGATGCAACGTGATATTTATAGAGTAAGAATAGACAGTAAATTGCAAGATTCAGTACGTACAATTTTAAAACGAAATGTAAGAAACGTTCCGGTAGTGGATAAAGATGGTGAAACATTAATTGGATTAGTTACGAGAGCAAACCTAGTGGATATTGTTTATGACAGTATTTGGGGCGAAATAGACGAAGATGAAAATGCGGATCAAAATGCAATAGTAGAGCCCGAAAATGTAGGAGCTGATAAATAA
- a CDS encoding ABC transporter permease encodes MKVFIEQYGGQLISKTAEHFYISMIALLIAIVVAVPLGIILSKMKRTSNIVLTIAGVLQTIPTLAVLAIMIPIFGVGKLPAIVALFIYVLLPILNNTVLGVKNIDTNIKEAGTSMGMTKLQLMKDIELPLALPLILGGIRLSSVYVISWATLASYVGAGGLGDFVFNGLNLYDPLMIVSAAILVTILALVVDVLLSLVEKWAVPKGLKVSR; translated from the coding sequence ATGAAAGTTTTCATAGAGCAATATGGTGGGCAACTGATATCAAAAACAGCTGAACACTTTTATATCTCAATGATCGCATTGTTAATCGCTATCGTAGTGGCTGTTCCATTAGGTATTATCTTATCCAAAATGAAAAGAACTTCAAATATCGTACTCACAATTGCTGGTGTACTTCAAACAATACCAACACTTGCGGTATTAGCTATCATGATACCAATATTTGGCGTGGGGAAATTACCTGCAATTGTAGCATTATTTATCTATGTACTTTTACCAATATTGAATAATACTGTGTTAGGCGTCAAAAACATCGACACTAATATTAAAGAAGCTGGCACAAGTATGGGAATGACCAAGTTACAACTTATGAAAGATATTGAATTACCGTTAGCTTTACCACTTATATTAGGTGGTATTCGATTATCATCTGTATATGTAATCAGTTGGGCGACGCTAGCAAGTTATGTTGGTGCAGGCGGCTTAGGTGACTTTGTATTTAACGGTTTAAATTTATATGATCCATTGATGATTGTAAGTGCAGCTATACTTGTAACAATTTTAGCTTTAGTTGTAGATGTATTACTTTCATTAGTCGAAAAATGGGCTGTTCCAAAAGGCTTAAAAGTATCCAGATAA
- a CDS encoding osmoprotectant ABC transporter substrate-binding protein, with the protein MKKFKQYSIVLVLCLTVLSGCSLPGLSGSSSDNEVKITALATSESQIMSHMLRLLIEHATDGQIKPSLINNLGSSTIQHNALVNGDANMSGARYNGTDLTGALKEDPIKDPEKAMEATQDGFQKKFDQTFFDSYGFANTYAFMVTKETAEKYNLETVSDLEKHSDELRLGVDSSWLHREGDGYPGFTKEYGFDFDTVRPMQIGLVYDALNSKNLEVAVGYSTDGRIEGYDLKVLEDDRRFFPPYDSSAVATNSLLEKHPKLKPIINKLKGKISTEEMQKLNYQADGEGQEPAVVAEKFLKAHNYFEDDKKGGQN; encoded by the coding sequence ATGAAGAAGTTTAAACAGTATAGTATCGTGCTTGTACTGTGTCTGACGGTGTTATCTGGATGTAGTTTACCTGGTTTAAGTGGTAGCAGCTCAGATAATGAAGTTAAAATTACAGCACTTGCAACGAGTGAATCACAAATTATGTCTCATATGTTGAGACTTTTAATAGAACATGCTACAGATGGTCAGATTAAACCATCATTAATTAACAATTTAGGTTCAAGTACCATTCAACATAATGCTTTAGTGAATGGTGATGCAAATATGTCAGGGGCAAGATATAATGGCACAGATTTAACAGGTGCTTTAAAAGAAGATCCAATAAAAGATCCTGAAAAAGCGATGGAAGCGACTCAAGATGGGTTCCAAAAGAAATTTGATCAAACATTCTTTGATTCATATGGTTTTGCGAACACATACGCATTTATGGTTACTAAAGAAACAGCTGAGAAATATAATTTAGAAACTGTTTCAGATTTAGAAAAACATAGTGATGAGTTAAGACTTGGCGTGGACAGTTCGTGGTTACATCGTGAAGGTGACGGTTATCCAGGATTTACGAAAGAATATGGGTTTGACTTTGATACAGTACGTCCAATGCAAATCGGACTTGTATATGATGCCTTAAATTCAAAAAACTTAGAAGTAGCAGTTGGTTATTCAACGGATGGACGTATTGAGGGGTACGATTTAAAAGTACTTGAAGACGATAGACGCTTTTTCCCACCATACGATTCGAGTGCAGTAGCAACGAATAGTTTATTAGAAAAACATCCAAAATTAAAACCAATTATTAATAAGTTGAAGGGCAAAATATCAACAGAAGAAATGCAAAAGCTTAATTATCAAGCAGATGGTGAAGGTCAAGAACCAGCTGTTGTAGCTGAAAAATTCTTGAAAGCACACAACTATTTTGAAGACGATAAGAAAGGTGGTCAAAACTAA
- a CDS encoding ABC transporter permease, giving the protein MEGNLLQQLVEYYSVNFGYLWDLFIKHLLMSVYGVLFAAIVGIPLGIIIARYKKLSWTIITIANIIQTVPVIAMLAILMLVMGLGPNTVVLTVFLYALLPIIKNTFTGIIGVDANIKDAGKGMGMTRNQVLRLIELPLSLSVILGGLRIALVVAIGVVAVGSFIGAPTLGDIIIRGTNATDGTTFILAGAIPIALIAILIDVGLRFLEKRLDPSNKTQKKEKHKPQSVN; this is encoded by the coding sequence ATGGAAGGTAATTTATTACAGCAATTAGTCGAATATTATTCAGTCAACTTTGGCTACCTATGGGATTTATTCATTAAGCATTTATTAATGTCAGTATATGGCGTTTTATTTGCAGCAATTGTAGGTATTCCATTGGGGATTATCATTGCTAGATATAAAAAATTATCATGGACGATTATTACAATTGCCAATATTATACAGACTGTACCAGTTATTGCGATGTTAGCAATTTTAATGTTAGTGATGGGCTTAGGTCCAAATACAGTTGTTTTAACAGTGTTCTTATACGCATTATTACCTATAATTAAAAATACTTTTACAGGTATTATTGGCGTTGATGCAAACATTAAAGATGCTGGTAAAGGTATGGGTATGACACGAAACCAAGTGTTACGTTTAATTGAGTTACCGTTGTCTTTATCTGTAATTTTAGGTGGTTTAAGAATCGCACTTGTTGTAGCAATTGGTGTTGTAGCAGTTGGGTCATTTATTGGAGCACCAACTTTAGGTGACATTATTATTCGTGGTACAAACGCAACAGATGGCACAACGTTTATTCTTGCAGGTGCAATTCCAATTGCATTAATCGCAATTCTAATTGACGTTGGATTGAGATTTTTAGAAAAACGTTTAGATCCTTCTAACAAAACACAGAAAAAAGAAAAGCATAAGCCACAAAGTGTTAATTAA
- a CDS encoding alpha/beta hydrolase has product MAILSINYNSKTIGMHHHFMVILPEDKSYFNKAAQPKPLKTLLLLHGLSSDETSYMRYTSIERYANTHQLAVIMPNADHSGYSNMVYGHNYFDYVLEVLDYAHQILPLSDKREDNFIAGHSMGGYGTIKYALSQGHRFAKACPLSAVFNGQHLMDFDWYDFSGEAIAGTSKRVKGTDLDPYHLVDQAVDQNKAIPELLIMCGTEDELHEDNQQFIKYLDEKAVPYQFEDGPGEHDYAYWDQSIKRAIEWFVKA; this is encoded by the coding sequence TTGGCAATTTTATCAATTAATTATAATTCTAAAACAATAGGTATGCATCATCATTTTATGGTGATTTTACCGGAAGATAAAAGTTATTTTAATAAAGCAGCACAACCGAAACCATTGAAAACTTTATTATTACTACATGGTCTTTCAAGTGATGAAACTTCTTATATGCGTTACACAAGTATTGAACGTTATGCTAATACGCATCAATTAGCTGTCATTATGCCAAATGCGGACCATAGTGGATATAGTAACATGGTTTATGGCCATAACTATTTTGATTATGTATTAGAAGTGTTAGATTATGCGCATCAAATTTTACCATTATCTGATAAAAGAGAAGATAATTTTATTGCTGGGCATTCTATGGGTGGCTATGGCACCATTAAATATGCTTTATCACAAGGACATCGTTTTGCTAAAGCTTGTCCGTTATCAGCAGTGTTTAATGGTCAACATCTTATGGATTTTGATTGGTATGATTTCTCAGGTGAAGCTATAGCAGGAACAAGTAAAAGAGTTAAAGGTACTGACTTAGATCCATATCATTTAGTCGATCAAGCAGTAGACCAAAATAAAGCTATTCCGGAGTTACTCATCATGTGTGGCACAGAAGATGAATTGCATGAAGATAATCAACAATTTATCAAGTACTTAGATGAAAAAGCAGTTCCATATCAATTTGAGGATGGACCTGGCGAACATGATTATGCTTATTGGGATCAAAGTATTAAACGTGCAATCGAATGGTTTGTTAAAGCATAG
- a CDS encoding acyl-CoA dehydrogenase family protein has product MSLKTHIENELDPYLVEIDDGSHYPKTFIQTLFKEGYFKEDDVKANSEVIEEVSKSCLTTGFCLWCQLAFSTYLQNAEQPHLNKDLQHQLLSGEILGATGLSNPMKSFNDLESFNLSHHYKDEQFIVNGRLPAISNIASEHYFGAISKSETSDELVMFIVQANQEGVNINEMSTFLGVNGSATFSIEMNDVHIPEAHIITHDAKTFASKIRPQFVALQIPIALGSVRSSLDLIHKFSNAQNGINKYLEYDVQDFEARYNNIKNQFYNLLDTHDLHNQFGDLIDLKKEAGYLLLEVNQASMVNGGSRAYSPRAPQARKLKEGFFFAALTPTLRHLGKLQEEFKSSNASV; this is encoded by the coding sequence ATGAGTTTAAAAACACACATTGAAAACGAATTAGATCCCTATTTAGTAGAAATTGATGACGGTTCACATTATCCTAAAACCTTCATTCAAACTTTATTTAAAGAAGGTTATTTTAAAGAAGATGATGTCAAAGCAAATTCAGAAGTCATCGAAGAAGTATCAAAATCTTGTCTGACAACGGGCTTCTGTTTATGGTGCCAACTGGCATTTTCTACCTATTTACAAAATGCAGAACAACCGCATTTAAATAAAGACTTACAACACCAATTACTATCAGGTGAAATTTTAGGTGCTACTGGATTATCAAATCCGATGAAATCATTTAATGATTTAGAATCATTCAACTTGTCACATCACTATAAGGATGAGCAATTTATTGTGAATGGTAGATTACCTGCGATTAGTAACATTGCTTCAGAGCATTATTTTGGTGCTATTTCTAAATCTGAAACATCAGATGAACTTGTAATGTTTATCGTTCAAGCCAATCAAGAAGGCGTTAATATAAATGAAATGTCTACCTTCTTAGGTGTAAATGGTTCAGCAACATTTTCAATTGAAATGAATGATGTGCACATACCTGAAGCACATATTATTACACACGATGCAAAAACATTCGCATCTAAGATACGTCCACAATTTGTAGCGTTACAAATACCGATTGCATTAGGTTCAGTACGTTCATCACTTGATTTAATTCATAAATTCTCTAATGCACAAAATGGCATTAACAAATATTTAGAATATGATGTTCAAGATTTTGAAGCACGTTATAACAATATAAAAAATCAATTTTACAATTTATTAGATACACATGATTTACACAATCAATTTGGTGACTTGATTGATTTGAAAAAAGAAGCCGGTTATTTACTACTTGAAGTCAATCAAGCATCTATGGTTAACGGGGGTTCTAGAGCATATTCACCTCGTGCACCTCAAGCACGTAAATTAAAAGAAGGCTTTTTCTTTGCAGCGCTAACGCCAACATTAAGACATTTAGGTAAACTACAAGAAGAATTCAAAAGCAGCAATGCTTCAGTTTAA
- a CDS encoding ABC transporter permease produces MTANLVKKWTLPIITFIIFLFIWQCVIWIGDYQPILLPGPLLVAESIWQFIITGEIFSHLGISLFRFIVGFGFAVIVGVPVGFLLGRSNALFDAIEPLFQLIRPVSPIAWSPFVVLWFGIGSLPAMAIIFIAAFFPIVFNTIKGIRNVEPQYLKIASNLNLKGWSLYRNILFPGAFKHIMGGIHMAVGTSWIFLVSGEMIGAQSGLGFLIVDSRNMLNLEDVLSAIFFIGVFGFLIDRLISYLEKMILTRFGE; encoded by the coding sequence ATGACAGCTAATTTAGTCAAAAAATGGACATTACCAATCATTACTTTCATCATTTTCCTATTTATATGGCAATGCGTAATATGGATTGGAGATTACCAGCCCATTCTTTTACCGGGACCCTTACTAGTAGCAGAAAGTATTTGGCAGTTCATTATTACCGGGGAAATATTCTCACACTTAGGTATTAGTTTATTTCGCTTTATTGTAGGCTTTGGATTTGCAGTTATCGTAGGGGTTCCTGTTGGCTTTTTATTAGGACGCAGTAATGCATTATTTGATGCAATAGAACCGCTATTTCAATTAATTAGACCAGTCTCCCCTATTGCATGGTCGCCGTTCGTCGTTTTATGGTTTGGTATAGGAAGTTTACCGGCGATGGCAATTATATTTATTGCAGCATTTTTCCCAATTGTTTTTAATACAATCAAAGGGATTCGAAATGTGGAACCACAATACTTGAAGATTGCATCTAATTTAAATTTAAAGGGTTGGTCATTATACCGAAACATCCTCTTCCCTGGTGCATTTAAACATATTATGGGCGGTATACATATGGCAGTTGGAACAAGTTGGATATTCTTAGTTTCTGGAGAAATGATTGGTGCACAATCTGGACTTGGATTCTTAATTGTTGATTCACGGAATATGTTGAATTTAGAAGATGTTTTATCTGCCATATTCTTTATTGGGGTATTCGGATTTTTAATTGATCGCCTCATTAGTTATTTAGAGAAAATGATATTAACACGTTTTGGTGAATAA
- a CDS encoding ABC transporter substrate-binding protein → MKKYIAFTLILLLILSGCSPNKNQDSQNSDNKKQTIKIGYLSVTHSANLMMTEEIQQKSKKSGYKLELIRFNNWPDLMDALNSGKIDGASTLIELAMKSKQKGSDIKAVALGHHEGNVIMGQKGKEASDFHNHGEYSFAIPHRYSTHYLLLEEMRKQMNLKSNTFSYHEMAPAEMPAALSEKRISGYSVAEPFGALGEKLGKGDTIKHGSDIVPDAYCCALVLRSDLIDQHHTVAKAFMSDYKQAGYKMNNKEKSVDVMAKNFKQDRKVLEQSAEWTSYGDLTIKKDGYSKITDLVNDHNLFKAPAYKDFVDPTLYKEG, encoded by the coding sequence TTGAAAAAATATATTGCTTTTACTTTAATACTCCTACTTATTCTTTCTGGTTGTAGCCCAAATAAAAATCAAGATAGTCAAAATAGTGACAATAAAAAACAAACTATAAAAATAGGCTATCTTTCAGTAACACATTCAGCAAATTTGATGATGACAGAAGAAATTCAACAAAAGTCTAAAAAATCTGGTTACAAACTTGAACTCATACGTTTTAATAATTGGCCAGACCTTATGGATGCATTGAACAGCGGTAAAATCGATGGTGCATCTACACTGATTGAACTTGCAATGAAATCAAAACAAAAAGGCTCAGATATTAAAGCAGTCGCCTTAGGTCATCACGAGGGCAATGTGATTATGGGACAAAAAGGTAAAGAAGCTTCTGATTTTCACAATCACGGAGAATACAGTTTTGCTATCCCACATCGTTATTCAACACATTATTTATTACTAGAAGAAATGCGAAAGCAAATGAACTTAAAATCTAACACTTTTAGTTATCATGAAATGGCTCCAGCAGAAATGCCTGCAGCGTTAAGCGAAAAGCGAATCTCGGGTTATTCTGTCGCGGAACCATTCGGGGCACTGGGAGAAAAATTAGGTAAAGGCGATACTATAAAGCATGGTAGTGATATCGTTCCAGATGCTTATTGTTGTGCACTCGTACTCAGAAGTGATCTTATTGATCAACATCATACAGTTGCCAAAGCATTCATGTCAGATTATAAACAAGCTGGTTATAAAATGAACAACAAAGAAAAAAGTGTTGATGTCATGGCAAAAAACTTTAAGCAAGATAGAAAAGTTCTAGAACAATCAGCAGAATGGACATCATATGGCGATTTAACAATTAAAAAAGATGGTTACAGTAAAATTACAGATTTAGTAAATGATCATAATCTTTTTAAAGCACCTGCTTATAAAGATTTTGTTGATCCTACGCTATATAAGGAGGGATAA
- a CDS encoding ABC transporter ATP-binding protein encodes MIHIDHVQHQFGDNQVINDFELNIEKSNIVTFIGKSGCGKSTLLNIIGGFLTPTSGTVNIDGKIKQTPSPDCLMIFQHHNLLPWKNINDNIRIGLSQYISNEDINKQLKTVDLNHKGKLFPEELSGGMKQRVALCRAQVHQPNVILMDEPLGALDAFTRYKLQDQLVRLKERTKATIILVTHDIDEAIYLSDNIVLLGEGCEIINQYSIKQSHPRNRNDSHLLKVRNDIMEKFALNHHMAEPEYYL; translated from the coding sequence ATGATTCACATTGACCACGTTCAACATCAATTTGGCGATAACCAAGTCATTAATGATTTTGAATTAAATATAGAAAAAAGTAACATCGTAACTTTTATAGGTAAAAGTGGTTGTGGTAAATCGACGTTATTAAATATTATTGGTGGTTTTTTAACACCAACTTCAGGGACAGTAAATATTGATGGAAAAATTAAACAAACACCATCACCTGATTGTTTAATGATATTTCAACACCACAACTTACTTCCTTGGAAAAATATTAACGACAACATACGTATTGGTTTGTCTCAATACATAAGCAATGAAGACATTAATAAACAGTTAAAAACCGTAGATTTAAATCATAAAGGAAAATTATTCCCAGAAGAATTATCCGGTGGTATGAAACAACGTGTTGCGCTTTGTAGAGCACAAGTACACCAACCAAATGTCATTCTCATGGATGAACCTTTAGGCGCTTTAGATGCTTTTACACGTTATAAATTACAAGATCAGCTTGTACGTTTAAAAGAGCGCACAAAAGCAACGATCATTTTAGTTACGCATGATATTGATGAAGCGATTTATCTTTCAGATAATATCGTGCTACTCGGTGAGGGGTGTGAAATTATCAATCAATATAGTATAAAACAATCTCATCCTCGTAACCGCAATGATAGTCATTTACTAAAAGTTAGAAATGATATTATGGAAAAATTTGCGTTAAATCATCATATGGCAGAGCCAGAATATTATTTATAA